A genomic window from Silene latifolia isolate original U9 population chromosome Y, ASM4854445v1, whole genome shotgun sequence includes:
- the LOC141631165 gene encoding uncharacterized protein LOC141631165, translating into MATSNFIEIYQLNQDLNSISQSNSSLVEYYSKVKHIWETLDSLDPVPNCTCGKLAACTCTLLKRMHARDQQKKLIKFLMGLNSGYNTVRTQILSMDPLSTISKVLGLLQKVEKHKLAVD; encoded by the exons atggctaca TCCAATTTCATTGAGATTTACCAATTAAACCAAGATCTTAATTCTATTTCCCAATCCAATTCTTCCCTTGTTGAATATTATAGCAAAGTTAAACACATTTGGGAAACTTTGGATAGTTTGGACCCTGTTCCCAATTGTACTTGTGGCAAATTAGCTGCTTGTACTTGTACTTTACTCAAACGTATGCATGCTCGTGATCAGCAAAAAAAATTGATCAAGTTCTTGATGGGATTGAACTCTGGTTATAACACTGTCAGAACCCAGATTCTGTCTATGGATCCATTGTCTACTATTAGTAAGGTTCTTGGACTTCTCCAAAAGGTAGAAAAGCATAAGCTAGCAGTTGACTGA
- the LOC141631166 gene encoding small polypeptide DEVIL 22-like, which produces MAQFQQYKTISNTPYKRKENGFTKICASLVKEQRARIYILRRCATMLICGYIQDDE; this is translated from the coding sequence ATGGCTCAATTCCAACAATACAAAACCATTTCTAATACTCCTTATAAGAGAAAGGAAAACGGGTTCACGAAAATATGCGCTTCTTTGGTTAAGGAGCAACGTGCTAGGATTTACATTCTTCGACGATGTGCCACAATGCTTATTTGTGGGTACATTCAAGACGATGAATAA